The DNA window GCCGTTGGCTTCCGCCGGGAAGAATTTAAACTCACGCAGGCCGTGATCCATGCCCAGCATCAGTTCCGACACGGTGCAGATACCGGGAATCAACGGGATCGAACCGGCAGTGGCCGCTTTAAGCAGATCGGCGGTCAGGCCTGGGCTGATGGCGAACTGTGCGCCGGCGTCGGTGACTTCCTGCAGTTGCTGGGGATTAATAACCGTGCCGGCACCGATAATCGCGTCTGGCACTTCTTTGGCAATCGCACGGATCGCGTCCATCGCGCAGGCGGTGCGCAGTGTCACTTCCAATACCCGCACACCCCCGGCGACCAGGGCTTTCGCCAACGGCACCGCATGTTCCAGTTTATTGATGACGATCACCGGGACTACCGGTCCTGCCATCAGGATCTGCTCTGCGCTTGTCTTCCAATTTTTCATTAACGGTTTTCTCCAGTTATGGCCGCCGCCGTCGGGCTGTACGGCCATGCTATCGGTTAAAATTTAATGCAGCAGGCGCCCTGTTCGGCACCGGAAAGCTGGCTGCGCAAGGCGCCGAACAGTTCACGGCCACAGCCGATGTGTTCTGCGCTCAGGTCGGGTTGATAAGGTGCGCGCTGGGCCAGCAGGTCGGCATCGACCAACAGTGCCAACTCGCCAGTGCGGCCATTTACGCGGATCAGGTCGCCGTTTTGCACCTTGGCCAGCATGCCACCGGTGTAGGCTTCCGGGGTCACGTGAATGGCGGATGGAACCTTGCCGGAAGCGCCGGACAGGCGGCCATCGGTCACCAGTGCCACTTTAAAGCCACGGTCCATCAATACGCCCAACGGTGGCATCAGTTTGTGCAGTTCTGGCATGCCATTGGCCTGAGGCCCCTGGAAGCGCACCACCACCACACAATCGCGATCCAGTTTGCCGGCTTCAAACGCCGGTACGATGTCATGCTGGCTTTCAAAGACCACCGCCGGTGCTTCGATAATCTGGTTTTCAGCGGGGACTGCCGAGGTTTTCATCACCGCTCGGCCGAGGTTACCGGCCAGCACCTTGGTACCGCCGTGGTGCTCGAAAGGTTCGGCCACGCTGGCGATAACCTGGGCGTCGAGCGAACTCTCCACACCCTCGCGCCAGGCCAGTTGGCCATTATCCAGCCAGGGTTCCTGGGTGTAGCGCGTCAGGCCAAAACCGGCCACGGTATGCACGTCTTCGTGCAGCAGGCCGTGTTTCAACAGTTCGCGTACCACCAGGGCGACGCCGCCCGAGGCCTGGAATTGGTTGATGTCCGCCGGGCCGTTCGGGTAGATACGACATAACAATGGCACCGCGTCCGACAGTTCGGAGAAATCATCCCAGTTGATAATGATGCCGGCGGCGCGAGCCATTGCCACCATGTGCATGGTCAGATTGGTGGAGCCACCGGTAGCCAACAGCGCAACGATACCGTTCACCACCACCTTCTCATCCACCAGTCGGCCGATCGGCAGATAGTTGCCGGCGGTTTCGGTCAGGCGAGTGACCTGGCGTGCGGCGGCATCGGTCAGCGCATCGCGCAGCGGTGTGTCCGGGTGGACGAAGGAAGCGCCCGGCAGGTGCAGCCCCATCACTTCCATCAC is part of the Serratia quinivorans genome and encodes:
- the ilvD_3 gene encoding Dihydroxy-acid dehydratase, which translates into the protein MINPTLSRVTQRIIDRSKSSRTAYLARIEAARSQTVHRAQLACGNLAHGFAACQPDDKTALKNMVRSDIAIITAYNDMLSAHQPYENYPQKLKQALHAVGAVGQVAGGVPAMCDGVTQGQDGMELSLMSRDVIAMSSAIGLSHNMFDGALFLGICDKIVPGLVMSALSFGHLPSLFVPAGPMSSGLPNKEKVRVRQLYAEGKADRLALLEAEAASYHGIGTCTFYGTANTNQMVMEVMGLHLPGASFVHPDTPLRDALTDAAARQVTRLTETAGNYLPIGRLVDEKVVVNGIVALLATGGSTNLTMHMVAMARAAGIIINWDDFSELSDAVPLLCRIYPNGPADINQFQASGGVALVVRELLKHGLLHEDVHTVAGFGLTRYTQEPWLDNGQLAWREGVESSLDAQVIASVAEPFEHHGGTKVLAGNLGRAVMKTSAVPAENQIIEAPAVVFESQHDIVPAFEAGKLDRDCVVVVRFQGPQANGMPELHKLMPPLGVLMDRGFKVALVTDGRLSGASGKVPSAIHVTPEAYTGGMLAKVQNGDLIRVNGRTGELALLVDADLLAQRAPYQPDLSAEHIGCGRELFGALRSQLSGAEQGACCIKF
- the eda_1 gene encoding KHG/KDPG aldolase, whose amino-acid sequence is MKNWKTSAEQILMAGPVVPVIVINKLEHAVPLAKALVAGGVRVLEVTLRTACAMDAIRAIAKEVPDAIIGAGTVINPQQLQEVTDAGAQFAISPGLTADLLKAATAGSIPLIPGICTVSELMLGMDHGLREFKFFPAEANGGVKALQAISGPFPQVRFCPTGGISPNNYRDYLALKSVLCIGGSWLVPADALESGDYARITELARAAVAGAKA